From a region of the Candidatus Methylomirabilis limnetica genome:
- a CDS encoding ABC transporter permease has translation MATNPVRGIYVSDHSSTGPIRTLLRFRELLRQLVIREIKLRYKRSALGFAWTVLNPLLAMVIFTMVFSRLFGNQPHYPLYVLTGLLGWNLFSLGTSRGLDSVVLNGYIIRKVFVPKAIFPVAAVVSQIVNFVFTLVPLFVLMMALGASFSLNLLWLPVPLLSLTCFALGIALLLGTFNVFFRDVKYFYEAGLLAWFYATPIFYPAEIIPDKFKLLLHLNPMYGLLESLRAPIYMGTAPAAIALVSGLALSLAILAVGWIVFHRFESRFIHYV, from the coding sequence ATGGCAACCAACCCCGTCCGAGGGATATACGTATCAGATCACTCCTCCACCGGTCCCATCCGCACCCTCCTCCGGTTTCGGGAGCTACTCCGCCAGCTCGTCATTCGGGAAATCAAACTTCGCTATAAGCGGTCAGCGCTTGGGTTCGCCTGGACCGTGTTGAATCCCCTCCTCGCTATGGTCATCTTTACGATGGTCTTTTCCAGGTTATTCGGCAACCAGCCGCACTATCCGCTCTATGTGCTCACCGGCCTGCTGGGGTGGAACCTCTTCTCTCTGGGAACCTCCAGGGGCCTGGACAGCGTCGTCCTCAACGGTTATATCATCCGAAAGGTCTTTGTTCCCAAAGCGATCTTCCCGGTCGCGGCCGTTGTTTCGCAGATCGTGAACTTTGTCTTTACGCTGGTCCCACTCTTTGTCTTGATGATGGCTCTTGGAGCGAGTTTCAGTCTGAACCTCCTGTGGCTGCCGGTCCCCCTTTTGAGCCTGACCTGTTTTGCCTTAGGCATTGCCTTACTCCTGGGAACCTTCAATGTCTTCTTCCGGGACGTGAAGTACTTCTACGAGGCAGGGCTGCTAGCGTGGTTCTACGCCACCCCGATCTTCTATCCTGCGGAGATCATCCCAGATAAGTTCAAGCTCCTACTCCACCTCAATCCTATGTACGGTCTTCTGGAATCTCTCCGAGCTCCCATTTACATGGGAACAGCGCCGGCAGCGATCGCGCTGGTCTCCGGGCTCGCGCTCTCGCTGGCAATCCTCGCCGTCGGATGGATCGTCTTTCACCGATTCGAATCTCGATTCATCCATTATGTCTGA
- a CDS encoding sensor histidine kinase — protein MTLGIRGKEILGISLLVFLIVSLALVVHISTTTRLVVQHAAEKGKLQAQQIFSGSTRVMARARGSRPEVALRHDQELRALLDASIGYSPHLVYAMITDRSDTVLMHSQRSHEGHKAPSRTKIEQLQEMNPLRQLLALARQRQVFETTLPLSLNDRPFGAIRLGLAGSLLWNELSPAIWGSLLLALFTFPLAWAVAFGLSSLVLVPLRQIAQGVDRMARGEFDTPVAFDRHDEVGEIAEKLNLLGRQLQEDRSSLMSEKTRLEGIVHCLEDAIILLNREQAVIFANPVAEALLACPLMNAVGQSLGHILGEAHPLAEAVGEVFLRQQPVRNLALTVPGDRDTPLDILASAYPILDKNGVVGGMILLKNTEPLRQIQSLVDYSRKLADLGKLTSGVAHEVKNPLNAMIIHLELLKQKLNRPTEDVARSLDVLGKEIYRLDRVVQGFLRFVRPQTLELRPLDPNKLLQEVAQLTEAQGTSRGIAFSFCLDEEIPPINADHELLRQAFLNLVLNACQAMPDGGTVTLTTDRTAEGRICAHVIDQGVGIPPEDLDKIFRLYYTTKTDGNGIGLSLVYRIVQMHGGTIEVDSKMGQGTTMTVSFPTS, from the coding sequence ATGACACTCGGCATCCGAGGCAAGGAAATCCTCGGCATCAGTCTTCTGGTCTTCCTGATCGTCTCGCTCGCGTTAGTTGTTCACATTTCGACTACTACCCGCCTGGTCGTTCAGCATGCGGCGGAAAAGGGCAAACTGCAGGCTCAGCAGATCTTCTCCGGCAGCACTCGGGTGATGGCTCGTGCACGGGGGAGCCGTCCAGAGGTTGCTCTGCGACATGACCAAGAGCTCCGCGCGCTTCTCGATGCCAGCATCGGCTATTCCCCGCACCTGGTATATGCCATGATCACTGATCGCTCGGATACAGTCCTCATGCACAGCCAGCGTTCCCACGAAGGGCACAAGGCCCCATCCCGGACGAAGATCGAACAGTTGCAGGAGATGAACCCTCTTCGTCAGCTCCTGGCGCTAGCCCGCCAGCGCCAGGTATTTGAGACGACGCTGCCTCTCAGCCTCAACGACCGGCCCTTCGGGGCGATCCGACTCGGGCTGGCTGGAAGCCTCCTGTGGAACGAACTCTCACCCGCCATCTGGGGGAGCCTGCTACTGGCGCTGTTCACCTTCCCGCTGGCCTGGGCCGTGGCCTTTGGCCTCTCCAGCCTTGTCCTGGTGCCGTTGCGCCAGATTGCCCAAGGCGTTGACCGGATGGCGCGCGGCGAGTTCGACACGCCAGTCGCGTTTGATCGTCATGATGAAGTCGGGGAGATTGCCGAAAAACTCAACCTCCTGGGACGCCAGCTCCAGGAGGACCGGTCCTCCCTGATGAGTGAAAAGACCAGGCTGGAAGGGATCGTGCATTGCCTCGAAGACGCCATCATTCTGCTGAACAGAGAGCAGGCGGTCATCTTCGCCAATCCGGTGGCCGAGGCCCTGCTGGCCTGCCCCCTCATGAATGCTGTCGGTCAATCGTTGGGGCATATCCTGGGGGAGGCTCACCCCTTAGCCGAGGCAGTGGGCGAAGTCTTCCTGCGCCAACAGCCGGTAAGAAACCTTGCGCTTACGGTGCCGGGCGACCGCGACACACCCCTTGATATCCTGGCCTCCGCCTACCCAATCCTGGACAAGAACGGTGTGGTCGGGGGAATGATCCTCTTAAAAAACACCGAACCGCTCCGACAGATCCAGTCGCTCGTGGACTATTCTCGAAAGCTAGCCGACCTTGGGAAGCTCACCTCGGGTGTTGCCCACGAAGTCAAAAATCCACTGAACGCCATGATCATTCATCTCGAGCTGTTAAAACAGAAGCTCAACCGCCCTACGGAGGATGTAGCTCGAAGCCTGGACGTGCTGGGGAAAGAGATTTATCGCCTCGACCGTGTGGTGCAGGGCTTTCTTCGTTTTGTCCGTCCTCAGACCCTTGAGCTTCGCCCTCTGGACCCGAACAAGCTACTGCAGGAGGTCGCCCAGTTGACCGAAGCACAAGGAACGTCTCGGGGGATCGCGTTCAGCTTTTGTCTTGATGAGGAGATTCCTCCGATCAACGCCGATCATGAGTTACTTCGGCAGGCCTTCCTCAACCTAGTCCTGAATGCCTGTCAGGCTATGCCAGACGGAGGAACGGTAACCCTTACGACAGACCGGACCGCTGAGGGCAGGATCTGTGCCCACGTAATCGATCAGGGGGTAGGCATCCCTCCTGAGGACCTCGACAAGATCTTCCGTCTCTATTATACTACCAAGACGGATGGAAATGGGATCGGGCTTTCGTTGGTCTACCGGATCGTTCAGATGCACGGTGGGACTATCGAGGTGGACTCGAAGATGGGGCAAGGGACCACGATGACGGTCAGCTTTCCTACCTCTTAG
- a CDS encoding DUF4398 domain-containing protein: MRYWRRSIHRMVFGVVVVLVPCTLWTGSLALLGTGPSTWLRTGLADAQEIVFVKALEEANKAIQEARDFEADIYAPGEFALALNYLAQAKDEAKTFRSEAQPKQDTHLFSARKSGEAVSLLAEKAQYQAKVAGAKAIEVKSDREITAIKAQVADTFNTDVNRSFTPLREQLLGELGAMEAVRKEARRARARAESVLHTLTLEGQATPAP, translated from the coding sequence ATGAGATACTGGAGGCGAAGCATTCACCGCATGGTCTTCGGCGTGGTGGTCGTGCTGGTTCCGTGTACGCTCTGGACGGGCTCTTTGGCTTTGCTCGGGACAGGCCCTTCGACGTGGCTCAGGACAGGCTTGGCTGATGCGCAAGAGATCGTTTTCGTCAAGGCGCTAGAAGAGGCGAACAAAGCCATCCAGGAGGCGAGGGACTTCGAGGCGGATATCTATGCTCCGGGGGAGTTCGCCCTTGCCCTGAACTATTTAGCGCAGGCCAAGGATGAGGCAAAAACCTTCAGATCTGAGGCACAGCCGAAGCAGGATACTCACCTGTTCAGCGCCAGGAAGTCGGGGGAGGCGGTCAGCCTGCTAGCGGAGAAGGCACAGTACCAGGCGAAGGTGGCCGGGGCGAAGGCGATAGAGGTAAAATCCGACCGAGAGATCACCGCCATCAAAGCGCAGGTCGCCGATACCTTTAACACGGATGTCAACCGAAGCTTTACCCCGTTGCGGGAGCAGTTGCTGGGCGAACTGGGCGCAATGGAAGCCGTGAGGAAAGAGGCCCGCAGGGCGAGGGCGCGGGCAGAGTCTGTGCTACACACATTGACGCTCGAAGGGCAGGCCACGCCGGCGCCATAG
- a CDS encoding ubiquitin-like protein Pup has translation MAERERKQKREAGDASPEAAEPNPETVQKGKKLKEDLDKLMDEIDEVLEENAEEFVKSYVQRGGE, from the coding sequence ATGGCGGAGCGGGAACGAAAGCAAAAGCGCGAGGCCGGCGATGCCTCACCTGAGGCGGCCGAGCCGAATCCCGAGACCGTACAAAAAGGGAAGAAGCTCAAGGAGGATCTTGACAAGCTCATGGATGAGATCGACGAGGTCCTTGAGGAGAACGCTGAGGAGTTCGTAAAAAGCTACGTCCAGCGCGGCGGAGAATAA
- a CDS encoding sigma-54-dependent transcriptional regulator, with amino-acid sequence MAKTKILIAEDEPASRAGLQELLTSWGYTVTAAANGQEALEKAAELQPSLIIADLVMPKMDGLTLLRTLKNDATLPSLIILTGQGTIETAVQAMQEGAYDYLTKPVDVGRLRVLVEKALERGAVLKEVKLLRHQVRHLGRFGRLIGNTRAMQEVYRLLELSAPSTAPVFIWGESGTGKELAARTIHDLSPRKQSPFVPINCAAIPETLLESEVFGHEKGAFTGATERRMGCFELADGGTIFLDEVAEMKVSTQAKFLRILQEGSFRRLGGAREIHVDVRVVAATNKDPAQTVQDGLLREDLYYRLNVFSVHLPPLRERREDLSLLIRSFIEEFKEKYGTAVRSVDAEALALLTRHDWPGNVRELRNVLERAVLVAQGNMITSADLPPNFPSQRPGPTPEINIPVGITIDAAEKALILTTLERTNQNKTRAAEILGVSLKTLHNKLARYREEASTLANAQE; translated from the coding sequence ATGGCAAAAACAAAGATCTTAATCGCAGAGGACGAACCTGCCTCCAGAGCGGGGCTCCAGGAGCTTCTCACCAGTTGGGGTTACACGGTCACTGCCGCTGCTAACGGTCAGGAGGCTCTGGAGAAGGCGGCCGAGTTGCAGCCCTCTCTCATCATCGCTGATCTCGTCATGCCAAAGATGGACGGCCTCACGCTGCTGCGAACTCTCAAGAATGACGCTACCCTCCCCTCCCTGATCATTTTGACCGGCCAGGGGACCATCGAGACTGCGGTCCAGGCGATGCAAGAAGGGGCCTACGACTACCTCACCAAGCCGGTCGATGTCGGGCGACTCCGCGTCCTTGTAGAGAAAGCGCTCGAGCGTGGAGCTGTGCTGAAGGAGGTCAAGCTGCTGCGCCACCAGGTCCGTCACCTGGGCCGGTTCGGCCGACTGATTGGCAATACGCGTGCTATGCAGGAGGTCTACCGACTACTTGAATTGTCGGCGCCTAGCACTGCGCCGGTCTTCATCTGGGGGGAAAGCGGAACCGGAAAGGAGTTGGCGGCCAGGACGATTCACGACCTCTCCCCACGGAAGCAAAGCCCCTTCGTCCCGATCAACTGCGCCGCTATTCCGGAAACGCTGCTGGAGAGCGAAGTCTTCGGTCACGAGAAAGGAGCGTTTACCGGCGCTACCGAGCGGAGAATGGGATGCTTTGAGCTGGCGGATGGCGGGACCATCTTTCTTGATGAGGTCGCGGAGATGAAGGTCTCCACCCAGGCCAAGTTCCTCCGGATCCTTCAGGAGGGCAGCTTTCGGCGGCTGGGCGGAGCCAGGGAAATCCACGTGGATGTCCGGGTGGTCGCCGCAACGAATAAGGATCCGGCGCAAACTGTCCAGGATGGATTGCTCCGCGAGGATCTCTACTATCGGCTGAACGTGTTCAGTGTCCACCTCCCACCCCTGCGGGAGCGGCGCGAGGACCTCTCACTCCTCATCCGATCGTTTATCGAGGAGTTTAAAGAGAAATATGGTACGGCGGTGCGCAGCGTGGACGCAGAAGCGCTCGCGCTCCTAACCAGGCACGATTGGCCCGGCAACGTCCGGGAGCTTCGGAATGTGCTGGAGCGGGCCGTCCTTGTGGCCCAGGGAAACATGATCACCTCAGCCGATCTGCCGCCGAACTTCCCCAGTCAGCGTCCTGGGCCGACCCCGGAGATCAACATCCCCGTCGGGATCACGATTGATGCGGCAGAAAAAGCCTTGATTCTCACAACGCTGGAACGCACGAACCAGAACAAGACCCGGGCTGCGGAGATCCTTGGGGTCAGCCTGAAGACGCTGCACAACAAGTTAGCCCGCTATCGGGAAGAAGCCTCCACTTTGGCTAACGCCCAGGAATAA
- a CDS encoding cupredoxin domain-containing protein, with translation MQRFWIWSLTSSVMVLTGCAGLFPEIVSSAGAPAEAKRLSFTMIARNYRCEPSVIVVDREGRSVLVKVSIWSDGARHVFSIPDLEIRRYLDPGQETTVEFLAERSGVFDFGCTRFPLITPLDHKGKLAIK, from the coding sequence ATGCAGCGATTCTGGATCTGGTCATTGACGTCTTCCGTCATGGTCCTGACGGGCTGCGCAGGGCTTTTTCCTGAGATCGTCTCTTCAGCCGGGGCCCCCGCCGAAGCGAAGCGGCTTTCCTTCACGATGATCGCCCGCAACTACCGCTGTGAGCCCTCCGTTATCGTGGTAGACCGGGAAGGGAGATCGGTGCTGGTCAAGGTGAGTATCTGGAGCGACGGTGCCAGACACGTCTTTTCTATCCCCGATTTAGAGATCAGACGCTATCTCGATCCGGGTCAAGAAACAACCGTTGAGTTTCTGGCAGAGCGTTCAGGGGTCTTCGACTTCGGCTGCACTAGGTTTCCGCTGATCACCCCACTCGACCACAAGGGCAAGCTGGCCATCAAATGA
- a CDS encoding MogA/MoaB family molybdenum cofactor biosynthesis protein, which produces MGAHDHHTEAKKVGPIRYVRLSITDSRKSEDDHSGRLIESLLNEAGHYQVASMILKNDPKGLREVIKKLCEEEVDLIVMTGGTGLSKKDQTIEAISPLLDKVLPGFGELFRSLSFHEVGSAALMSRALCGTAKGKVIIALPGSVDAVRLAMTKLLIPEVQHLVWEASR; this is translated from the coding sequence ATGGGCGCTCACGATCACCATACAGAGGCAAAGAAGGTTGGGCCGATCCGATACGTCAGGCTCAGTATCACCGATAGTCGCAAGTCGGAAGACGACCACTCAGGTCGGCTCATTGAATCGCTGCTGAATGAGGCCGGGCATTACCAGGTCGCCTCGATGATCTTGAAGAATGATCCTAAAGGCCTGAGGGAGGTCATCAAGAAGCTGTGTGAAGAGGAGGTCGATCTGATCGTCATGACCGGTGGGACCGGGCTCAGTAAGAAGGATCAAACGATTGAAGCTATTAGTCCTTTACTGGACAAGGTGCTACCCGGTTTTGGCGAGCTGTTTCGAAGCCTGAGCTTCCACGAGGTCGGAAGCGCCGCCTTGATGAGCCGCGCCCTGTGCGGGACGGCAAAAGGAAAGGTGATTATAGCCCTCCCGGGATCAGTGGACGCAGTCCGTCTCGCCATGACGAAGCTCCTGATACCGGAGGTACAACACCTCGTCTGGGAGGCGTCTCGGTGA
- a CDS encoding HD domain-containing protein: MTSASLFGLDELGRDPHLLAVQAVAAGGRVGPLYLVGGYLRDFLLGSFDVANDRRGRAKRIDLDLVIWGKPELFGRDLVTALEGSLIRLEPETVRAIVRSPIGVEDRSAGMIVQIDISRSKGETIEDDLALRDFTVNAMAVRLDTRHPTPDTLSLIDPAGGLNDLKEKRLRALAPSAFDRDPLRLIRAIRLAAELGFTIEETTRQWIVERASLLGTVAGERLRDELFRVLDTVPATPWIEHLDVLQLLKVLVPEVEALKSVPASMPHRLPLWEHSLQTLRSVELLLTNLEQLFPEDALWLRERLGLEIEAGVTEAAILKLLGFLHDIGKPETRSIQPDGRVRFLGHEQAGLPVLTRLCERLRLGRRATNLVTNIERYHLRPIHLSSLATVTASAQYRFFRELGDVAPVVLLHSWADLLATIGGEAEEFSRHQVFLREAFRFYRAEFMASQVKPIVRGDDLIRMFGVVPGPFLGYVLDRLREAQATGLFNSREDALAYVQEHLVSWQQSFEVRPS, encoded by the coding sequence ATGACATCGGCGTCACTCTTCGGTTTGGACGAACTGGGGCGCGATCCGCACCTTCTGGCTGTCCAGGCGGTCGCGGCCGGCGGCAGGGTGGGCCCCCTGTATCTGGTCGGTGGGTACCTGCGTGATTTTCTGCTTGGCTCCTTCGACGTGGCTAATGACAGGCGTGGCAGGGCGAAGCGGATCGACCTCGATCTGGTGATCTGGGGGAAACCGGAACTGTTCGGTCGCGATCTGGTCACGGCCCTGGAAGGCAGCCTCATTCGCCTCGAACCAGAGACGGTTCGGGCCATCGTTAGATCCCCGATCGGGGTCGAGGACAGGTCTGCAGGGATGATCGTCCAGATCGACATCAGTCGATCGAAGGGCGAGACAATCGAAGACGATTTGGCTCTCCGCGACTTTACGGTGAATGCCATGGCCGTGAGGCTCGACACCCGACACCCGACACCCGACACCCTGTCTTTAATTGATCCGGCGGGTGGGCTGAACGATCTAAAGGAAAAGCGCCTTCGAGCCCTTGCCCCATCGGCATTCGATCGCGATCCGCTTCGCCTGATCAGGGCAATTCGCCTGGCTGCAGAGCTTGGCTTCACTATTGAGGAGACTACTCGGCAGTGGATCGTCGAGCGCGCATCGCTCCTCGGAACAGTAGCCGGGGAGCGTCTGCGAGACGAGCTGTTCAGGGTCCTCGATACGGTCCCCGCAACGCCTTGGATCGAGCACCTCGACGTCCTGCAGCTTCTGAAGGTGCTGGTCCCGGAGGTAGAGGCGCTCAAATCAGTTCCGGCAAGCATGCCGCATCGTCTGCCCCTCTGGGAACACTCGCTTCAGACGCTTCGGTCTGTCGAACTGCTGCTCACGAATCTTGAGCAGCTCTTTCCGGAAGACGCCCTCTGGTTACGCGAGCGGCTCGGCCTGGAGATCGAGGCTGGCGTCACCGAGGCCGCCATCCTCAAGCTGCTGGGGTTCCTGCACGACATCGGCAAGCCGGAGACTCGGAGCATACAACCAGATGGTCGAGTCCGGTTCCTGGGGCACGAGCAGGCCGGTCTGCCAGTCCTCACTCGCCTATGCGAACGCCTTCGCCTGGGTCGGCGGGCAACAAACCTCGTAACCAACATCGAGCGATATCATCTGCGGCCGATCCATCTCTCGAGTCTGGCAACGGTCACCGCCAGTGCGCAGTATCGTTTCTTCCGGGAGCTGGGTGATGTTGCCCCCGTTGTGCTGTTGCACTCCTGGGCGGATCTGCTGGCCACGATCGGTGGGGAAGCCGAGGAGTTCAGCCGGCATCAGGTATTCCTGCGCGAGGCGTTCCGATTCTACAGAGCCGAGTTCATGGCAAGCCAGGTAAAGCCCATCGTGCGAGGAGACGATCTGATCAGGATGTTCGGCGTTGTGCCAGGCCCTTTCCTGGGATACGTACTTGATCGCTTGCGGGAAGCTCAGGCGACTGGGCTCTTCAACAGCCGCGAGGATGCTCTGGCTTACGTCCAGGAACATCTTGTATCGTGGCAGCAGTCGTTCGAGGTGCGACCCTCTTGA
- the pfp gene encoding diphosphate--fructose-6-phosphate 1-phosphotransferase: MKTLGILVGGGPAPGINGVIAAATMEARNHGVRVLGFYDGFKWLARGDVSHVIELEIDEVSRIHFEGGSILRTARENPTKSPDALRNVVEALNKLEVSCLLTIGGDDTAFAACRLSEAVQGRVAVAHVPKTIDNDLPLPQEVATFGFTTACNLGKEIVQNLMEDAVTANRWFFVTVMGRRAGHLALGIGGSAGATLTVIGEEFPEPRIPLQTLVDILEGAIIKRRASGKGYGLAILSEGLADKLDPADFGSVERDGYGNVRLSELVLGRVLKERVTESLRARGVDVTIVAKDLGYELRCAPPGALDILYCRGLGYWATRFLLDGHTEAMVTIQGGKMVPIPFQQMLDHRTGKIRVRYVDINSESYRTLRAYMIRLEPQDFETPGQIETLAHGGRLDQAEFVSRFSYLGDRRS, encoded by the coding sequence ATGAAAACGCTTGGCATACTGGTTGGAGGTGGCCCCGCGCCAGGCATTAATGGCGTGATCGCTGCTGCGACGATGGAGGCTCGCAACCATGGGGTACGCGTCCTCGGCTTCTACGATGGGTTCAAATGGCTTGCACGAGGCGACGTAAGCCACGTGATAGAGCTCGAAATCGATGAGGTGTCTCGGATCCATTTCGAAGGGGGTTCTATCCTTCGAACGGCCAGGGAGAATCCGACCAAATCCCCGGATGCGCTCCGAAATGTGGTCGAGGCGCTGAACAAATTGGAGGTGTCATGCCTGTTGACAATCGGGGGTGATGACACCGCCTTCGCGGCGTGTCGGCTATCGGAAGCCGTGCAGGGTCGAGTCGCCGTCGCGCATGTGCCGAAGACGATCGACAACGACCTCCCACTCCCGCAGGAGGTGGCGACGTTTGGCTTTACGACGGCTTGCAACCTGGGCAAAGAGATCGTTCAGAATCTAATGGAGGATGCGGTGACGGCGAATCGCTGGTTCTTCGTCACAGTGATGGGCCGACGGGCGGGCCATCTGGCGCTTGGCATAGGAGGCTCTGCCGGCGCCACTTTAACGGTCATCGGAGAGGAGTTTCCAGAACCGAGGATCCCCCTTCAGACGCTGGTTGACATCCTGGAAGGCGCTATCATCAAGCGGCGCGCCTCCGGGAAGGGGTACGGCCTGGCGATTCTGAGCGAAGGGCTGGCCGATAAACTTGATCCTGCTGATTTCGGCTCGGTTGAGCGGGACGGTTATGGGAATGTCCGTCTCTCGGAGCTTGTGTTGGGGCGAGTGCTGAAAGAGCGGGTTACTGAAAGCCTTCGCGCGCGAGGTGTCGATGTGACGATCGTAGCTAAAGATCTTGGCTATGAGCTCCGCTGCGCTCCACCCGGCGCACTGGATATCCTATATTGCCGCGGTCTTGGCTATTGGGCCACCCGTTTTCTGTTGGACGGTCACACGGAGGCCATGGTGACCATCCAGGGGGGGAAGATGGTCCCAATCCCGTTTCAGCAGATGTTGGATCATCGGACAGGGAAGATCCGTGTCCGGTACGTTGATATCAACTCCGAGTCGTATCGGACGCTCCGGGCCTATATGATCCGCTTGGAGCCTCAAGACTTTGAGACGCCAGGGCAGATCGAGACGCTCGCGCATGGCGGGCGCCTCGATCAGGCTGAATTCGTAAGCCGGTTTAGTTATCTTGGCGATCGACGCTCATAG
- a CDS encoding FmdB family zinc ribbon protein, with the protein MPIYEYRCTNCSQVFEKLVLDRDASIECPRCPGAAVEKQFSAFSFKGERKVIGSGTLGSAGSSCAPSG; encoded by the coding sequence ATGCCTATCTACGAGTATCGTTGTACGAACTGCAGTCAGGTATTCGAAAAACTCGTCTTAGATCGCGATGCCTCAATAGAATGTCCACGCTGCCCAGGGGCGGCTGTAGAAAAGCAGTTTTCGGCCTTTAGCTTTAAAGGCGAGCGCAAGGTCATTGGCTCTGGTACCCTGGGTAGCGCGGGATCGAGTTGTGCGCCAAGCGGGTGA
- the folE gene encoding GTP cyclohydrolase I FolE codes for MIERLVRDLLKEIGEDPDREGLVKTPERVERMLAFLTSGYGKQVDDVLNKAVFQDNYDEIVVVKDIDFFSLCEHHLLPFFGKCHVGYLPDGKIVGLSKLVRLVEMYSRRLQVQERLTSQIANALLEALQPRGVAVVMEAQHLCMMMRGVEKQNSKAVTSSMHGIFRERIESRNEFMQLIRSHAT; via the coding sequence ATGATCGAGCGATTAGTCAGGGATCTGCTGAAGGAAATCGGCGAGGATCCCGATCGGGAAGGATTGGTCAAGACCCCGGAGCGGGTAGAGCGGATGTTAGCCTTCCTCACATCCGGATACGGCAAACAGGTGGATGATGTCCTGAACAAGGCGGTCTTCCAGGACAACTATGACGAGATCGTCGTGGTCAAGGATATCGACTTTTTTTCCTTGTGCGAGCATCATTTGCTTCCTTTTTTCGGTAAGTGCCACGTCGGCTACTTACCGGACGGTAAGATTGTCGGATTGAGCAAGCTGGTTCGGCTGGTGGAGATGTATAGTCGCCGACTCCAGGTGCAGGAGCGCCTGACCTCTCAGATCGCGAACGCCCTTCTGGAGGCCCTACAACCACGCGGGGTGGCCGTCGTAATGGAAGCCCAACACCTCTGCATGATGATGCGCGGCGTAGAGAAACAGAATAGCAAGGCCGTAACCTCATCAATGCACGGGATCTTCCGCGAGCGGATCGAGAGCCGGAACGAGTTCATGCAGTTGATCCGGTCGCACGCAACATAA
- a CDS encoding ABC transporter ATP-binding protein — MPVLAVEDLSIRLLLHRERIRSIREYVIQMVKGRKSERDEFWPLRAISFTVHSGEIFGVIGANGAGKSTLLKVIAGIIPPSAGSVVVRGRIAPLIELGAGFDPYLTGRENIFLYGSLLGFSQKELERRFTGIVEFAELEEFIDVPLMNYSSGMSARLGFAIATDAEPDLLLIDELFSVGDAAFKKKCEARMETFKAKGATILLVSHDLKLIQDTCHRALCLHHGQAIAVGPTDKVVAEYNKRSAPSSPG; from the coding sequence TTGCCGGTCCTGGCGGTTGAAGATCTATCCATTCGTCTGCTATTGCATCGAGAGCGAATTCGGTCAATACGGGAGTACGTCATTCAGATGGTGAAAGGGCGTAAGAGCGAACGGGATGAGTTCTGGCCCCTTCGAGCGATCTCCTTTACAGTCCACTCAGGAGAGATTTTCGGTGTCATCGGGGCGAACGGGGCAGGAAAGAGTACGCTCCTGAAGGTGATCGCCGGCATCATCCCGCCCTCTGCTGGAAGTGTCGTAGTACGGGGACGGATCGCCCCCCTCATCGAACTAGGGGCCGGGTTCGACCCGTATCTGACCGGGCGAGAGAACATCTTCCTCTATGGATCCCTTCTGGGGTTTTCGCAGAAAGAGCTGGAAAGGCGATTTACCGGTATCGTCGAGTTCGCGGAGCTGGAGGAGTTTATCGATGTCCCCTTGATGAACTATTCGTCCGGGATGTCTGCACGCCTCGGGTTTGCGATTGCCACCGATGCGGAGCCGGACCTCCTGCTGATCGACGAGCTGTTCTCGGTGGGGGACGCCGCCTTCAAGAAGAAGTGCGAGGCACGCATGGAAACGTTCAAGGCCAAAGGCGCCACGATCCTGCTGGTCTCCCACGATCTCAAGCTGATCCAGGATACCTGCCATAGAGCCCTTTGCTTACATCATGGACAAGCCATCGCCGTCGGCCCAACCGACAAGGTCGTGGCCGAATACAACAAGCGCAGCGCCCCGTCATCCCCAGGCTAG